Proteins from one Pyrobaculum neutrophilum V24Sta genomic window:
- a CDS encoding ABC transporter substrate-binding protein, whose protein sequence is MDYRLILGIAIGVALGVLAMALFAGQSQPQTAAACPTSVEAIKKRGKLVVGTSADWPPYEYVEGGRIVGIDIDIARRIADSLGVQLEIRDMKFSALIEAVKRGDVDMVIADMAVTPERERQVLFSIPYQVDTSVVIVRRGEAVSGVEALRGKSIGVQVGTVQEDWAVKTLGNYSKIVRYDKVYPYMVEALRKGDVDAIVVGGVVGKALVKRFPDLEQAFTVGVRYSAVAVPLCAYDLKIQIDRVIYDMLQSGELERLISGWVERWLYGS, encoded by the coding sequence ATGGACTACAGGCTGATCCTCGGCATAGCCATAGGCGTAGCCCTCGGCGTTTTGGCTATGGCGTTATTCGCCGGCCAATCCCAACCGCAGACCGCCGCCGCTTGCCCAACCTCCGTCGAGGCGATAAAGAAAAGGGGGAAGCTCGTGGTTGGGACCTCGGCGGATTGGCCCCCCTATGAATACGTCGAGGGCGGGAGGATCGTCGGCATAGATATAGACATCGCGAGGAGGATCGCGGACAGCCTCGGGGTTCAGCTGGAGATACGCGACATGAAGTTCTCCGCGTTGATCGAGGCGGTGAAGAGGGGGGATGTGGATATGGTCATAGCAGATATGGCTGTGACGCCGGAGAGAGAGCGGCAGGTCCTCTTCTCTATCCCGTACCAGGTGGACACCTCAGTGGTCATCGTGAGGAGAGGCGAGGCGGTCTCGGGCGTAGAGGCGCTTAGGGGGAAGAGCATCGGGGTGCAGGTGGGGACGGTCCAGGAGGATTGGGCGGTGAAGACGCTGGGCAACTACTCCAAGATTGTGAGGTACGACAAGGTCTATCCCTATATGGTTGAGGCGCTACGTAAAGGCGACGTGGACGCCATCGTTGTCGGCGGCGTCGTGGGGAAAGCGTTGGTTAAGAGGTTCCCGGACCTCGAACAGGCTTTTACGGTCGGGGTGCGGTACAGCGCCGTGGCGGTGCCGCTGTGCGCCTACGACCTCAAGATCCAGATCGACCGGGTGATATACGACATGCTTCAGAGCGGCGAGTTGGAGCGGCTCATCAGCGGATGGGTGGAGAGATGGCTCTATGGCTCATAG
- a CDS encoding DUF192 domain-containing protein, with protein MALWLIVGVAIALASPFTNTAVVELDGAKYAVYTADNLARWTIGYMNVTAYDPRGVGAVGMLFVFPKNSTYCFWMKNTYLPLRMVWIAGETVTQSALAAPLDTTPICGYGDKVLELRPDLPPPAVVAVERPRRPGP; from the coding sequence ATGGCTCTATGGCTCATAGTGGGGGTCGCCATAGCTCTGGCCTCGCCTTTCACCAACACGGCTGTTGTGGAGCTAGATGGGGCTAAATACGCCGTGTACACCGCCGACAACCTGGCCAGGTGGACCATCGGGTACATGAACGTCACCGCCTACGACCCGCGGGGCGTGGGGGCCGTGGGCATGCTCTTCGTCTTCCCCAAGAACTCGACCTACTGCTTCTGGATGAAGAACACCTACCTCCCCCTGAGGATGGTGTGGATTGCCGGCGAGACCGTTACGCAATCTGCTCTAGCCGCGCCGCTTGATACTACCCCCATCTGCGGCTACGGAGACAAAGTCCTGGAGCTAAGGCCGGACCTCCCCCCGCCTGCGGTGGTGGCCGTGGAGCGGCCGCGGAGGCCTGGGCCGTGA
- the cobB gene encoding NAD-dependent protein deacetylase yields MEVDIPDEVLDGVADLVARSRCTVALTGAGISTASGIPDFRGPQGLWRTVDSDKFDIAYFRRSPDEVWDLFRLLFTPLLAAVPNPAHYALARLEEAGKLCAVVTQNVDGLHQRAGSRRVVELHGSLKDAVCTKCGARLPLADVVKGRGAPRCPLCGGVLKPDVVFFGEPLPRGALEEALELAETSDVFLAVGTSLTVYPANTLPLRAKRQGAKLVIINAEETALDHLADYVVRGRAEVVLPKLAERVLNTLS; encoded by the coding sequence GTGGAGGTGGATATCCCAGATGAGGTCCTCGACGGCGTTGCCGACCTCGTCGCCAGGTCCCGTTGCACAGTAGCGCTGACGGGAGCCGGCATATCGACGGCCAGCGGCATCCCAGACTTCAGAGGGCCCCAGGGCCTTTGGCGCACCGTCGACTCTGACAAATTCGACATCGCCTACTTCAGAAGAAGCCCAGACGAGGTGTGGGACCTCTTCAGGCTTCTGTTTACCCCCCTCCTAGCCGCTGTCCCCAACCCAGCCCACTACGCCCTGGCTAGGCTTGAGGAGGCGGGAAAGCTCTGCGCTGTGGTGACCCAGAACGTGGACGGCCTACACCAGAGGGCCGGGAGCAGGAGGGTGGTGGAGCTACACGGCTCGCTTAAAGACGCCGTGTGTACAAAATGCGGCGCCCGCCTCCCCCTTGCCGACGTGGTGAAGGGCCGCGGAGCCCCCAGGTGCCCCCTCTGTGGGGGCGTCCTCAAGCCTGATGTGGTCTTCTTCGGCGAGCCCCTCCCCAGAGGGGCCCTGGAGGAGGCGCTGGAGCTCGCTGAGACTTCAGACGTCTTCCTAGCCGTGGGCACCTCCCTAACGGTCTACCCGGCCAACACCCTCCCACTCCGCGCCAAGAGGCAGGGGGCAAAGCTGGTGATCATAAACGCGGAGGAGACCGCCCTAGACCACCTGGCGGACTACGTCGTAAGGGGGAGGGCCGAGGTGGTTCTGCCTAAGCTGGCGGAGAGGGTGTTGAACACTCTATCTTAA